From one Fodinicurvata sp. EGI_FJ10296 genomic stretch:
- a CDS encoding ABC transporter ATP-binding protein, whose translation MTDIAIGAGNLGYRLPRSGPWIFESLDFDLPKGAVLGILGPNGRGKTTLLRVVLGLLAPSTGTIRVEGATGYVPQSSGLPFAYTVRDVVVMGRARHLGVFRSPAAVDYAHADRAIEQLDLSDLANRPVTTLSGGQRQMVMIARAVAANADILILDEPTAALDFHNQNRVLNTLTMLSAETGVTVVFTTHHPQHTLVAASHTLAMHHGCRPIFGPTPEMVTDASMSALYNMPIRMVGIDHGARHVSGVVPIFGQAS comes from the coding sequence ATGACCGATATCGCAATCGGTGCCGGAAATCTGGGCTATCGGCTGCCCCGGTCCGGGCCGTGGATCTTCGAATCGCTGGATTTCGACCTGCCGAAAGGGGCGGTTCTCGGCATCCTCGGCCCGAATGGGCGTGGCAAGACGACCCTGCTGCGGGTCGTGCTCGGCCTGCTGGCTCCGTCGACCGGCACTATCCGAGTCGAAGGCGCGACCGGTTATGTTCCCCAGTCCTCCGGCCTGCCGTTCGCTTATACCGTGCGCGATGTCGTGGTCATGGGCCGGGCGCGGCATCTGGGGGTTTTCCGCTCGCCGGCTGCGGTCGACTATGCTCATGCCGACCGGGCAATCGAACAACTCGACCTGAGCGATCTGGCCAATCGTCCAGTCACGACGCTGTCTGGCGGGCAGCGCCAGATGGTCATGATCGCCCGTGCCGTCGCCGCCAATGCCGACATCCTGATCCTGGACGAACCGACCGCCGCACTGGATTTCCATAACCAGAACCGCGTCCTGAATACGCTGACGATGCTATCGGCGGAAACCGGCGTGACGGTCGTATTCACGACCCATCACCCGCAGCACACATTGGTCGCGGCCTCGCACACGCTGGCCATGCATCACGGCTGCCGGCCGATATTCGGACCGACTCCGGAAATGGTCACGGACGCGTCGATGTCGGCACTTTACAACATGCCCATCCGAATGGTCGGCATCGACCACGGCGCGCGGCATGTCAGCGGCGTGGTGCCGATCTTTGGACAGGCATCCTGA
- a CDS encoding threonine ammonia-lyase has protein sequence MSPQGRRYRGARAMMRPVGLTLEKGAVLMDAPEIRPIAEATVTLDQIQAAARRIDGRVIRTPLVPAPRLGRFLGAEIYLKLENHQYTGSFKDRGALTRLLSLTAEERQAGVIAMSAGNHAQGVAYHAEMLGIPAVIVMPETTPLNKVQRTRAFGAEVRLVGETIDDAAVAARQIMAERGLTFVSPYDDADVVAGQGTVGLEMIADRPDLDTIVVPIGGGGLMAGVATAVRALAPSVRLVGVEAAMYPSMYQAVRDGSVTCGGATIAEGIAVKQPGAVTRPIIERLVDDIVLVGESALESAVCALIEYQQVVAEGAGAAGIAALIQHREQFAGRKVGVVICGGNMDVRLMASVLMRGLVRDGRLVRLRIDIADQPNVLAAVAGVIGGTGGNIVEIYHQRHFDDVPAKKAEIDAVVETRNRDHVGEMVAALCDRGYPARVLSVLSQGDTAANLH, from the coding sequence ATGTCGCCGCAAGGGCGGCGCTACCGCGGCGCCCGCGCGATGATGCGGCCTGTGGGTTTGACGCTGGAGAAAGGCGCTGTTCTGATGGATGCACCCGAAATTCGACCGATAGCCGAAGCGACGGTCACGCTGGACCAGATCCAGGCGGCGGCGCGCCGGATCGACGGCCGCGTCATCCGCACACCGCTTGTTCCGGCGCCCCGGCTCGGCCGTTTTCTCGGGGCGGAGATCTATCTGAAGCTTGAGAACCACCAGTACACGGGGTCGTTCAAGGATCGCGGCGCACTGACCCGGCTGTTGTCCCTGACCGCGGAGGAGCGACAGGCGGGCGTTATCGCCATGTCGGCCGGCAATCATGCGCAGGGCGTCGCCTATCATGCCGAAATGCTGGGCATTCCGGCGGTCATCGTGATGCCCGAGACCACGCCTCTGAACAAGGTGCAACGCACGAGAGCATTCGGCGCCGAAGTCCGGCTCGTTGGCGAAACAATAGACGATGCCGCCGTGGCCGCCCGCCAGATCATGGCCGAGCGTGGGCTGACCTTCGTTTCGCCCTATGATGATGCGGATGTCGTGGCCGGGCAGGGCACGGTCGGACTGGAAATGATCGCCGACCGGCCCGATCTCGACACGATCGTTGTGCCGATCGGTGGCGGCGGGCTGATGGCCGGTGTAGCGACCGCGGTCAGGGCGCTGGCGCCGTCGGTGCGGCTGGTGGGCGTCGAAGCCGCAATGTATCCGTCCATGTACCAGGCGGTGCGCGACGGATCGGTCACCTGCGGTGGAGCGACCATCGCCGAGGGCATCGCCGTCAAGCAGCCGGGCGCCGTCACCCGGCCGATCATCGAGCGGCTGGTGGACGACATCGTGCTGGTCGGAGAAAGCGCGCTGGAATCGGCGGTGTGCGCGCTGATTGAGTATCAGCAGGTGGTGGCCGAGGGGGCGGGCGCGGCCGGCATCGCGGCGCTCATCCAGCATCGTGAGCAGTTCGCCGGCCGCAAGGTCGGGGTGGTGATCTGCGGCGGCAACATGGATGTGCGCCTGATGGCGTCGGTCCTGATGCGCGGATTGGTGCGCGACGGCCGTCTGGTTCGTCTGCGGATCGACATCGCCGATCAGCCCAATGTCCTTGCCGCTGTGGCCGGGGTGATCGGCGGCACTGGCGGCAATATCGTGGAGATCTACCACCAGCGTCACTTCGACGACGTTCCGGCAAAGAAGGCAGAGATCGACGCGGTCGTCGAGACTCGCAATCGCGACCATGTTGGCGAGATGGTCGCCGCCCTCTGCGACCGGGGCTATCCGGCCCGCGTCCTGTCGGTGCTGTCACAGGGCGACACGGCGGCGAATCTGCACTGA
- a CDS encoding crotonase/enoyl-CoA hydratase family protein → MSFLPAAKNNPALAISQLNCRETTEGSMNSDWLTPLLDLDEVRISYDRRARILWQFFRPTGRPSFTEGLLGDLRRVKESVRRAFLEPAAAADGPVRFMIAASDIDGVFNLGGNLPLFVDLIRRRDRTGLRRYAYACIDLIHDHANGLSLPIHNIALVQGDALGGGFESALSQETIIAERQARFGLPEVLFNMFPGMGAYTLLSRRINPNEAEKVILSGRVYSADEMHAMGLVDIVVDEGEGEAALYDYIARYERQASARRAVMSARRVARPVAKEELIAITEIWIDTAMGLDPADIRRMERLAAAQDRRHAARPGDRHDSAPMAAAE, encoded by the coding sequence ATGAGTTTTCTACCCGCCGCCAAGAACAATCCCGCCCTCGCCATATCGCAGTTGAACTGCCGTGAAACGACCGAAGGCAGCATGAATAGTGACTGGCTGACCCCCTTGCTCGACCTCGATGAAGTCCGAATTTCGTACGATCGACGCGCACGCATTCTGTGGCAGTTCTTCCGGCCCACGGGCCGGCCGTCCTTCACCGAAGGGCTGCTCGGCGATCTTCGCCGGGTCAAGGAATCGGTGCGCCGCGCATTCCTGGAACCTGCTGCCGCAGCCGACGGTCCCGTTCGGTTCATGATCGCCGCCTCGGATATCGATGGCGTATTCAATCTTGGCGGCAATCTGCCGTTGTTCGTGGATTTGATCCGGCGCCGCGACCGGACCGGCCTTCGTCGCTATGCGTATGCCTGTATCGATCTGATCCACGACCATGCCAACGGGCTCAGCCTCCCTATCCACAATATCGCCCTCGTCCAGGGAGACGCGCTGGGCGGCGGGTTCGAGTCGGCACTTTCTCAGGAAACGATCATTGCCGAGCGTCAGGCGCGGTTCGGCCTGCCGGAAGTGCTGTTCAACATGTTTCCCGGCATGGGCGCCTATACTTTGCTAAGCCGCCGGATCAATCCCAACGAAGCCGAGAAGGTCATCCTGAGCGGCCGCGTTTACAGCGCCGACGAAATGCATGCCATGGGGCTGGTCGACATCGTCGTCGACGAGGGAGAAGGCGAAGCCGCGCTATATGACTACATCGCCCGCTACGAGCGCCAGGCATCGGCCCGGCGCGCCGTAATGAGCGCAAGACGCGTTGCCCGCCCGGTCGCGAAGGAAGAACTGATCGCCATCACCGAGATCTGGATCGACACGGCCATGGGTCTCGACCCGGCGGACATCCGCCGCATGGAGCGGCTGGCCGCGGCGCAGGATCGTCGCCACGCCGCCAGGCCCGGCGACCGTCACGACAGCGCGCCCATGGCAGCAGCCGAATGA
- a CDS encoding ATP-binding protein: MDPVRGLSAPVRFIRASAGSAAKIIAGWRRRLRDRSDSEHEQAVIRVVILALVTAYFQIGGAFGFYEPGVRYWGDVIVYAYLPVSIGLVVWIVARPDPSKLRRLIGMTGDFGALSLGMLLEAERTAPLYPLYLWVALGNGFRFGLPSLYLSIAMSSALFALAIAGSPYWRDNHLQLAVGLLLGLIFIPVYAATLIRRLVEAKGQAEQANQAKSRFLANMSHELRTPLHAIIGLSDLLRKSALNRAQGDMVGTIRSSGRSLLTIIDEVLDLSRIEVGKLRIERTTFDLYAEIAEIVAIARLPADQKGLPLRIQIAPSCPQFVCGDRPHLRQILINLLSNAVKFTDRGHVLLTVAAHSPDRGAGDWQNAGEIAAQKPGAVRLSFTVEDTGVGIEAAHHERVFESFTQADDAVNRRFAGTGLGLAIVRQLCDLMGGTISLDSDKGHGSTFRVEIPIDVDPSEYDRPVRFSGFPGRIAVVTPNEAVAAPLLGILTGAGLKGEWVSGVDRLDALARSARSASALLVYVDGVIDAAAVAERAAAVGADHGDLHLSFVRIGDGRVGEERGAGDVHRIFLASLPLPIDPLDVRRSVEASHALTRSVVDADGDHASGWQTADQGDGSSAPGRAAGPRGRGRGRGRGRRILVAEDNSVNRMVAERILDQSGFETVMVTTGDEALDKLEAETFDLALLDINMPGTSGLDVMKLHRMGERPHERLAFVALSGDATRETRDECLESGFDAYLTKPIGPDALVESILGLLPDRASGSDADEDRVPGTAPVATNDETDSVAGPVAELSRHPRFKQSARRVLDPTALENLKALDGNDGSFLRSIIHEFWADTESLLPELEEAVSDGDPHRFRSLVHALRSSSANIGAPQLHQICAELNGIGMEHFDRDAAARLSDVKAAFARYRRASSRYLAMVSGGDDEDAEPGSAAFGVPPDRIL; the protein is encoded by the coding sequence ATGGACCCGGTCCGGGGGCTCTCGGCGCCGGTTCGATTTATCAGGGCCAGCGCCGGATCGGCCGCGAAGATCATCGCAGGTTGGCGGCGGCGCTTGCGCGACCGGTCTGACTCCGAGCACGAGCAGGCGGTGATCCGGGTCGTGATTCTGGCGTTGGTCACCGCGTATTTCCAGATCGGCGGCGCCTTTGGCTTTTACGAGCCGGGTGTGCGCTATTGGGGCGACGTGATCGTCTATGCCTATCTGCCGGTTTCCATCGGCCTCGTGGTATGGATCGTCGCGCGGCCCGATCCCTCGAAACTGCGACGTCTGATCGGGATGACGGGCGATTTCGGGGCCCTGTCGCTCGGCATGCTGCTGGAAGCTGAACGGACGGCGCCGCTTTATCCGCTTTACCTGTGGGTGGCGCTGGGCAACGGGTTCCGGTTCGGGCTGCCCTCGTTGTATCTGTCGATCGCCATGTCGAGCGCCCTTTTTGCGCTGGCGATCGCGGGGTCACCCTACTGGCGCGACAACCATCTGCAACTGGCCGTCGGCCTGCTTCTCGGGCTGATTTTCATACCGGTTTACGCGGCGACACTGATCCGCCGTCTGGTCGAGGCCAAAGGGCAGGCCGAACAGGCCAACCAGGCGAAGAGCCGGTTTCTGGCGAATATGAGCCACGAATTGCGGACGCCGTTGCACGCCATTATCGGCCTGAGCGACTTGTTGCGAAAAAGCGCACTGAATCGCGCCCAGGGCGACATGGTGGGAACGATCAGATCCTCCGGGCGCTCGCTGCTGACGATCATTGACGAGGTGCTGGACCTTTCGCGCATCGAAGTCGGCAAGTTGCGGATCGAACGGACGACGTTCGATCTCTATGCCGAGATTGCCGAGATCGTCGCCATTGCCCGTCTCCCGGCCGATCAGAAGGGCTTGCCGCTCCGTATCCAGATCGCCCCCTCCTGCCCGCAATTTGTGTGCGGTGACCGGCCTCATCTGCGCCAGATCCTGATCAATCTGCTTTCGAATGCTGTCAAGTTCACGGATCGGGGCCATGTGCTGCTGACAGTCGCCGCGCATTCGCCGGATCGCGGGGCCGGCGACTGGCAGAATGCGGGGGAAATCGCGGCACAAAAGCCGGGCGCCGTCAGGCTGTCGTTCACTGTTGAAGATACCGGCGTCGGCATAGAGGCGGCGCATCACGAACGGGTGTTCGAGAGTTTCACCCAGGCGGATGACGCCGTGAACCGCCGGTTTGCCGGAACCGGGCTTGGTCTTGCCATCGTGCGCCAGCTTTGCGACCTGATGGGCGGCACGATCTCGCTGGACAGCGACAAGGGCCACGGCTCGACCTTCCGGGTCGAGATTCCGATCGATGTCGATCCATCGGAATACGACAGGCCTGTCCGTTTTTCCGGATTTCCCGGCAGAATCGCCGTCGTGACGCCGAACGAGGCGGTGGCGGCGCCGTTGCTCGGCATTCTGACCGGTGCGGGCCTGAAGGGCGAATGGGTGAGCGGCGTCGATAGACTGGACGCCTTGGCGCGGTCGGCCCGATCGGCGTCGGCGCTGCTGGTTTATGTGGATGGTGTTATCGATGCCGCGGCCGTCGCCGAACGCGCCGCCGCGGTTGGTGCCGACCATGGCGATCTGCATCTTTCGTTCGTTCGGATCGGAGACGGCCGGGTGGGGGAAGAAAGGGGCGCCGGGGACGTGCACCGCATCTTTCTGGCGTCGCTCCCGCTGCCGATCGATCCGCTCGATGTGAGGCGCAGCGTGGAAGCCTCGCATGCGCTGACCCGATCGGTCGTCGACGCCGATGGCGATCACGCGTCCGGATGGCAAACCGCCGATCAGGGGGATGGATCGTCTGCGCCCGGTCGAGCCGCTGGTCCCCGCGGGCGCGGGCGCGGGCGCGGGCGCGGGCGCCGGATTCTGGTCGCGGAGGACAATTCGGTCAATAGAATGGTGGCAGAGAGGATACTCGATCAGTCCGGCTTCGAGACCGTAATGGTGACGACGGGCGATGAGGCGCTGGACAAACTGGAAGCTGAAACATTCGACCTGGCGCTTCTCGATATCAACATGCCCGGGACATCGGGTCTGGACGTAATGAAATTGCACAGGATGGGTGAAAGGCCGCACGAACGGCTTGCCTTTGTGGCGTTGAGCGGCGATGCCACCCGGGAAACGCGCGACGAATGTCTGGAATCGGGCTTCGATGCCTATCTGACCAAGCCGATCGGACCCGACGCCCTGGTGGAATCCATCCTCGGCCTTTTGCCCGACCGTGCCTCGGGCAGTGACGCCGATGAAGACCGGGTGCCCGGTACGGCCCCGGTGGCAACGAACGACGAGACCGATTCCGTCGCTGGCCCGGTTGCCGAATTGTCCCGGCATCCCCGTTTCAAGCAAAGCGCGCGGCGCGTGCTCGACCCGACCGCTCTGGAGAACCTCAAGGCACTCGACGGTAACGATGGCAGCTTTCTGAGAAGTATCATCCACGAATTCTGGGCCGATACGGAATCGTTGCTGCCTGAACTCGAAGAGGCCGTGAGCGACGGCGACCCGCACCGTTTTCGCAGCCTCGTGCACGCCTTGCGGAGCAGTAGTGCCAATATCGGCGCGCCTCAGTTGCATCAAATCTGTGCCGAATTGAACGGCATCGGCATGGAGCATTTCGATCGCGACGCCGCCGCGCGGCTGTCGGACGTCAAGGCGGCCTTCGCCAGATACCGGCGGGCCAGCAGCCGGTATCTGGCAATGGTGAGTGGTGGTGACGATGAAGACGCGGAGCCGGGCAGCGCCGCATTTGGCGTCCCTCCCGATCGTATTCTCTGA
- a CDS encoding ATP-binding protein, protein MMTTIVIVDDRVTNRNILERLSQSLKPGAVVKSFGDAVQALAWMADHQADIVITDYKMPVMNGADFIRRCFTDLPGFDIPIIVVTAYEDKDFRYEALEAGATDFLLTPIDYREFRTRVQNLLAMRKHRAMIKDRAETLEQQLAVAISERTRIIRDSERQLRDVIDGTANLIFKTDCQGRLTLANQAFERRFGADCEEFLGKRLDRVCRDAKFAARCLENAASLIEAGSEEAIRFEVSLSSDASGGISDAGESENRDGGNVPISFQVDQSVLDRPDAPREILTVCTDITARKESERRAVEAKQRAELSDRSKTEFLANMSHELRTPLNAIIGFADMILHEVYGTIGNSRYRSYVTDIKGSANHLLEIIIDILDVSEVDAGKLRLRETVVDVERLCHEVARLVAHRATEQNVAVKVGPFVELPLMAADEAKLKQILVNLLVNAIKFTPAGGHIALWGEREPEGGILLIVEDNGIGMSKDDIEVAIARFGRVDNAFSHSRSGTGLGLPLAIDLARAHGGDIEVSSRPGVGTKVCVTLPPERAMIEGQVG, encoded by the coding sequence ATGATGACGACAATCGTCATTGTCGATGACAGGGTCACCAATCGGAATATCCTGGAGCGCCTGAGCCAGTCGTTGAAGCCGGGCGCCGTTGTCAAATCTTTCGGCGATGCCGTTCAGGCGCTGGCATGGATGGCCGATCATCAGGCGGATATCGTCATCACGGATTACAAGATGCCGGTGATGAATGGCGCCGACTTCATCCGTCGTTGTTTTACCGATTTGCCCGGCTTCGACATTCCGATCATCGTTGTGACGGCATACGAAGACAAGGACTTCCGATACGAGGCACTGGAGGCCGGCGCCACCGATTTCCTGCTGACGCCGATCGACTATCGCGAGTTCCGCACACGGGTTCAGAACCTTCTGGCCATGCGCAAGCATCGCGCCATGATCAAGGATCGGGCCGAGACGCTGGAACAGCAACTGGCCGTCGCCATATCGGAACGGACCCGGATCATCCGCGACAGCGAACGCCAGTTGCGCGATGTCATCGATGGAACGGCCAATCTGATCTTCAAGACCGACTGCCAGGGGCGCCTGACGCTGGCCAACCAGGCGTTCGAACGGCGCTTTGGTGCCGATTGCGAGGAATTTCTCGGCAAGCGGCTGGATCGCGTCTGCCGTGATGCAAAATTCGCGGCACGATGTCTGGAAAACGCTGCGTCCCTGATCGAAGCCGGCTCGGAAGAGGCCATCCGGTTCGAAGTCTCGCTGTCGTCGGATGCCTCGGGAGGGATCAGCGACGCCGGGGAGTCCGAAAACCGCGACGGCGGGAACGTGCCGATATCGTTTCAGGTCGACCAATCGGTGCTCGACCGGCCTGATGCCCCGCGCGAGATTCTGACCGTCTGCACCGACATCACGGCCCGGAAAGAAAGCGAGCGCCGGGCGGTAGAGGCCAAGCAGCGAGCTGAGCTTTCCGATCGTTCGAAGACGGAGTTTCTGGCGAATATGAGCCATGAACTGCGCACGCCGCTGAACGCGATCATCGGCTTTGCCGACATGATTCTTCACGAAGTCTATGGCACCATCGGCAACAGCCGCTATCGCTCGTATGTCACCGACATCAAGGGCAGCGCGAACCATTTGCTTGAGATCATCATCGACATTCTGGACGTTTCGGAGGTTGATGCCGGCAAACTGAGGCTGCGGGAAACCGTGGTCGACGTTGAGCGGCTCTGTCACGAGGTCGCCCGGTTGGTCGCGCATCGCGCGACGGAACAGAACGTCGCCGTCAAAGTCGGCCCATTCGTCGAGTTGCCGCTGATGGCTGCCGACGAAGCAAAACTGAAGCAGATTCTGGTCAATCTGCTGGTCAATGCGATCAAGTTCACGCCGGCGGGGGGGCATATTGCCTTGTGGGGCGAGCGCGAGCCGGAGGGTGGCATCCTTCTCATCGTCGAGGACAACGGGATCGGGATGTCCAAGGATGACATCGAGGTAGCGATCGCGCGGTTCGGGCGTGTCGACAACGCCTTTTCCCACAGCCGCTCGGGGACCGGCCTGGGGCTGCCGCTGGCCATCGATCTGGCGCGCGCTCATGGCGGCGACATCGAAGTGTCGAGCCGCCCCGGGGTGGGCACGAAAGTATGCGTTACCCTGCCGCCGGAACGGGCGATGATAGAGGGGCAGGTGGGGTGA
- a CDS encoding SpoVR family protein, with protein sequence MVRNSRHSGIGRVDEPLFTGSDWDFDKVDRVHDAIAQIADKELGLDIYPNQIEVITAEQMLDAYSSIGMPLMYNHWSFGKHFARDEMLYRKGQRGLAYEIVINSSPCISYIMEENSMTMQTLVIAHAAFGHNHFFKNNHLFQQWTDARGILDYLEFAKRFISQCEERYGVRAVERVLDAAHALMNYGVHRYPKKRPLDLAEEMRRERERQEYQEQIFNDLWRTVPGSGSEKQGTSAAAERKKHLGMPEENILYFLEKNSPQLSQWQREIIRIVRIIAQYFYPQRQTKVMNEGCATSVHYYIMNRLYETGRITEGSMMEFLHSHTSVVFQPEFDDPRFGGFNPYTLGFEMFQDIKRFVENPTDEDRAWFPEIAGTGDAHAVWRDAWANYRDESFILQFLSPELIRKLRLFSIVDDEDEPTLMVDAIHDERGYRTIRSALAAKYDVGILEPDIQVMDVDLAGDRKLILHHNVHNGILLEKTDSLSVLQHIANLWGYEVHLIEIDAEHEVELNSFRPVGPRGDLY encoded by the coding sequence GCATTCCGGCATTGGACGCGTCGATGAGCCACTGTTCACCGGGTCGGACTGGGACTTCGACAAGGTGGACCGTGTGCATGACGCGATCGCTCAGATCGCCGACAAGGAATTGGGACTCGACATCTATCCCAACCAGATCGAGGTGATCACGGCCGAGCAGATGCTCGACGCCTATTCGTCGATCGGCATGCCGCTGATGTACAATCACTGGTCCTTCGGCAAACACTTCGCGCGCGACGAGATGCTATATCGCAAGGGGCAGCGCGGACTGGCCTATGAAATCGTCATCAATTCGTCGCCGTGCATCAGCTACATCATGGAAGAGAATTCCATGACCATGCAGACGCTGGTCATTGCGCATGCGGCGTTCGGGCACAACCATTTCTTCAAGAACAATCATCTGTTCCAGCAGTGGACGGATGCGCGTGGCATTCTGGATTACCTGGAGTTCGCGAAGCGATTCATCAGCCAGTGTGAGGAGCGCTACGGCGTCAGGGCCGTAGAGCGTGTTCTCGATGCGGCCCATGCTCTGATGAACTATGGCGTTCATCGCTATCCCAAGAAGCGGCCGCTCGACCTGGCGGAGGAAATGAGGCGCGAACGGGAGCGCCAGGAGTATCAGGAACAGATCTTCAATGATCTCTGGCGGACCGTGCCGGGTTCCGGCAGCGAAAAGCAGGGAACGAGCGCGGCGGCCGAGCGGAAGAAGCATCTCGGGATGCCGGAAGAAAATATTCTCTATTTTTTGGAGAAAAATTCTCCGCAGTTGAGCCAGTGGCAACGCGAAATCATTCGAATCGTGCGGATAATCGCTCAATACTTTTATCCGCAGCGCCAGACCAAGGTGATGAACGAGGGCTGCGCGACCAGCGTCCACTATTACATCATGAACCGCCTGTACGAGACGGGCCGAATCACCGAGGGCTCCATGATGGAGTTCCTGCACTCTCATACCTCGGTCGTCTTTCAGCCGGAATTCGACGACCCGCGTTTCGGCGGCTTCAATCCCTATACCCTGGGCTTCGAGATGTTCCAGGATATCAAACGCTTTGTCGAAAATCCCACGGACGAGGACCGGGCCTGGTTTCCGGAGATTGCCGGGACCGGCGACGCCCACGCCGTTTGGCGCGATGCCTGGGCGAACTATCGGGATGAAAGTTTCATTCTGCAGTTTCTCAGTCCCGAACTGATCCGGAAACTGCGGCTGTTCAGCATCGTCGATGACGAAGACGAGCCAACGCTCATGGTGGACGCTATCCATGATGAACGCGGTTACCGCACCATTCGCAGCGCCTTGGCGGCGAAATACGATGTCGGCATTCTGGAGCCGGATATTCAGGTGATGGACGTCGATCTTGCCGGCGATCGAAAACTGATCCTTCATCACAATGTTCACAACGGCATTCTGCTGGAAAAGACGGACTCTCTTTCGGTTCTCCAGCATATCGCAAATCTTTGGGGTTACGAAGTTCACCTGATCGAGATCGACGCGGAACATGAGGTCGAATTGAACAGCTTCCGGCCCGTCGGGCCGCGTGGTGATCTGTATTGA